Part of the Anopheles gambiae chromosome 3, idAnoGambNW_F1_1, whole genome shotgun sequence genome is shown below.
GTGtttagcgaaaaaaaaaacaaacaagttaACACAACTCATAACAACATATTTGATGTGTATTAAATAACTTTCTAGTCTCAGCGAACGAGAGGAATGGGGAAATGGAGAAACAGTCTTTCCGTGTCGTAATCCAGTCCCTCATTCGCAAACACGCGCGCATACGTACAATCAAacattttccttcattttcttCATCTCAACACAAACAATTGGACTCAATTTTCCAATCCAATGGTACGAGAATTGATTGTTTGATGCTGTTGTTTACTCatgttttgcaacaaaaaaagaaaaatgaattcaTCTCATAAACTTCATTTTAGATACgaaattttgaaaactttGTTTCTACACATAAcaacaatgtgtgtgtgcaaacaaaacatgtgattattttttttcctttttatttccttcctttctaaTCAAACGACACCCCGACTCGGCGCGATTTTCGTCTTTTGTTtacttcttttatttattgattatttataCAATTTATAATTGATTATTaagtatgtttttctttgtgttttttgttgttgttttgtttcccgtTTAACCGTACAGCAACGCGGGAAAggaatttaaatttgtttatttttgtttttttttattcccttCGTGATTTCTCATACCCAAAACGCTCCTCCCACGTgggaattgtttgttttggtgatgGAAGGGAACTACTGAGTGACTGTGTGTGCGCAAGGGGGAAAAGGCGgttaatagttttttttttgtttttagggAAAAAACAACGAGTAGAGAGATAAATGAAATTTATATCTTCTATttacacactcactcactcactcactcataCAGACGCTCAGATACAGCAGGGGGAGAAGATTAGATGTTGTCCGGGGGGCTATAAGGGAAGAAGCATGAAGAAAGGGAAgcagcgtatgtgtgtgcggtggAATTACTAAGTTGGCTACATTTAACTTATCGCTCACtacacccacccaccctcacacacacacgcaggggGCGAGAAACAAACTGATGTATTCTAACGGTAAACAATGGATAATAAAAACACATATATCTAGTACTTAAACATCTCTAGTGCCTTTGCTTCACGTGTGAGTTCGAGAGTGGGCGATTTCTTTCGAAAAACTACTGCAATTATGCTATTatgcctttttgtttgtttgtttgtatgacCTAAATTAAATCCCGGCTCGTTTTATTCGATTGTTGCACACAACGTAATTCAAGCATAACACCGGGAGAcgaaagaaacagaaaacaaaactggtGATATGGAACACATTGGGCACACACACCACATTAGGTGAGCCAATGCAATTGCATACAACCATGACTGCTTGCTATTAATGCTTCACGCTAAACGATAAATTATAAACGTATTGgggatggggggaggggagtcGTCGGAATTATGTGGAATCAATTCCACCACAAGCGTACGCCGCGGCAGCAGCTTTCCTTACAACGCTTTATCGTGCAAAACCAAGGCCTGCTTCTCGTGGGTACGTACTGGTACACTGCGCTTAAAAGTTCGGCTGAATGTTGCTAATACTCAAGCCCATGTTCTTCGCCACGTCCACCTGCGCGACCGCCGCATCCTTCAGCGAGTACAGATGCACCAGGCTCATCTCCGTGCGCGCCAGCTCGATCGCCCGCTCGAACAGCTTGATCGCCTCGACCAGATTGCCGCGCTGCACCTCGATCGTGCCGAGCGTTTCGTACGCAAACTCGCACTTGCCATCGATCTGTATTGCTTTCTTGATCAGCTTCACGCCCTCGTCGATGTCGCCCTTCcactgcagctgcagcagccccCGGTGCACGTAGATCTGCGCATTGTCCGGCTCGACCTTCAGTGCCCGGGCGAAGCAGCTGTCCGCTTCGTCGAACTTCTGCTCCTCGGTCAGTACCTGGGCGAGGATGCTGTAACACTCGACGCAGTCCGCGTACTGGTCCAGTATCTCGTTGAACCGCTTGCGGATGCGCCCGATGGCCGATTCGTCCCGGTTTTGGGCCGCCTGCCGGTACGAGGCGTAGCACAGGTGCGTCGCAATGATGCCGGACGTGGGGCACAGCTGGTACGCTCGCTCAAAGTCCGCGATCGCATCGTCCATCCGGTCGGTCAGTATGTACACCTGGCCGCGGTGATGGAAGATGTCCCCGTTCGTGCTGTCGATCGTTTCGGCGCGCGCAAAGTACTTGAAGCATTCGCCCGGTGAATCCGGCTCCGTTTGCATGGCCAGCGAGGCCCGCTTGATGAGGGCGTTCGAGCGGAGCCGCTTGTCCGCCGTTTCCAGCTCAATTACCGCGTCCAGGTCCTGTTTCGCCTCCTCGTAGCAGGCGATCAGGTTGTAGAAGGTGCCGCGGAGCAGCAGCGCCTCCAGCTTGTACTCCGACTCGGACTCGCTCTTCTCCAGCTCCTCGGTGCAGGCAGCGACAATGCCCTCGTACTCGGCGCTGTCGAACAGGGCCTTCGCCTTGATGAAACCCTTCTGTTCCGTGCTGGCCACGACCAGCTTGCCAATGGGATCGTTGTTGAACGAGCTGAAGTAGCTCTTGAGGAACTGCTTCGACGGGTAGGTCGGTTTTTTGCTCTTCATCGCTTCCCGCCCATGCTGCTGGCCCAACTCCCGCAGTATGCGATCCGCGCTGACCAGTGTCGCTTTGTTCTGAAACCGATCCACAATGCAGGCGGCCGTAATGTCCTCCAGCGCGCGCGACagatcctgctgctgctcgtacgCCTTCGCCCGGCGGACCAGCGCCTTCGCGTACGCCGGATTGCACTCGATCGCGCTGGTGCAGTCCTTAATGACGGCCGCCCAGTTCTGTAGCTGCTCGTACGCGGCCGCCCGGTTCTGGTAGTAGGTGGCCCGGTCCGTCGCCTCGTACGTGGGACAGTGCTCGATCGCCGCATCGTACTCCCGGATCGCCAGGTCGTACTTCCCCACCCGGAAGTGTGCGTTGCCGTCCGTCTTGTGCTTGTTGGCCAGATCGCGCCCGGTCAGCGGTTTCGCATCGGCCGGCTGTTGCTTGCCGGCGGCCTCCGACGTGTCACCATCGAGCGAGATGGTTTTGTCCTTCAGGTCGGCCAACCGCTTCTTGGTCAGCTTGTCGCCGCCCTGGTCGCCCGATTTGCGCCAGTACAGGTAGCCGAGTCCGATGGCCACGGGCGTACCGATCAGCAGCGCCAGCTGCCATTTGGGGAATGTTGATCCCGTGCTACCCGTCGTCATCGCCTGCTACAGATAGTGCGCCGGCCCGCACCAAAGGGGTGAAAGAcaagaaagaataaaaataatgagaaaAATGGTAACCACCTCCCTTTTTCCACACTTGTTATCTCCGGCTTGCgggtgtgtatatgtgtgtatgtgtgagctTTGACATGATTACGAAATGTCTCTTTACAACACCGTGACACTGGTTCGTGCGTGACCGTGAACACACTTTAGTATTTctacacaaaaacactcatTCACGCATCACAGAGAAATagtgataaaatcaatagagaaacacactcacacacacaaccgctCTCGTATTATCGATCCACACAAGTCAGCTGCTTACCTTTGGATGATTTTATCCCAACATGTACGGACACACAATTTGTGCAATAT
Proteins encoded:
- the LOC1271413 gene encoding mitochondrial import receptor subunit TOM70, with translation MTTGSTGSTFPKWQLALLIGTPVAIGLGYLYWRKSGDQGGDKLTKKRLADLKDKTISLDGDTSEAAGKQQPADAKPLTGRDLANKHKTDGNAHFRVGKYDLAIREYDAAIEHCPTYEATDRATYYQNRAAAYEQLQNWAAVIKDCTSAIECNPAYAKALVRRAKAYEQQQDLSRALEDITAACIVDRFQNKATLVSADRILRELGQQHGREAMKSKKPTYPSKQFLKSYFSSFNNDPIGKLVVASTEQKGFIKAKALFDSAEYEGIVAACTEELEKSESESEYKLEALLLRGTFYNLIACYEEAKQDLDAVIELETADKRLRSNALIKRASLAMQTEPDSPGECFKYFARAETIDSTNGDIFHHRGQVYILTDRMDDAIADFERAYQLCPTSGIIATHLCYASYRQAAQNRDESAIGRIRKRFNEILDQYADCVECYSILAQVLTEEQKFDEADSCFARALKVEPDNAQIYVHRGLLQLQWKGDIDEGVKLIKKAIQIDGKCEFAYETLGTIEVQRGNLVEAIKLFERAIELARTEMSLVHLYSLKDAAVAQVDVAKNMGLSISNIQPNF